TAAGGTGTAAACGAACAAACTAATTACCATGAAACTATTACCTGCATCTGTACGATGAGTTCTGTTTTAGTTTTTGTTGAAGCTTCATTCTCATTGCCTTCTCCATAAAGGGTATCTATCTCATCAATAAAAATGAAAGCAGGAGCATTTTCTCTAGCCGTTTGGAAAAGGCTTGAAACCAACTTTGCACTTTCACTCTTCCACTTTGATACAAGGTTTGATGAAGAAACActgattataaaaaatttcaaaaggtTAAAAATGTTGGCAATATTAATACCTTAAGGGAAAAAAAACATGTCATTATGAAATTCAGTATATATATAGTTTCACTTATGAATATACATAGGCATTGTAAAGATTTTTCTCTGTAATATGGCAGATTCCTTACCAGGTAGATTTCTAAACCTAGTAAACTCTATTCTGCTCTCAAGAAAAAGATAGaatgaataattaaataaacttACCTGAAAAATGTGAAGTTAACTTCTGTTGCAACGGCCTTAGCCAAATATGATTTCCCTGTACCAGATGGTCCATACAGCAAAAAAGTTctctgttgttgttgtttaccTATAATAAGACACCATTACAAAGACATTTACCCCACTATATACATATTAGCATTTTGTGAATATGAAGCATACGTTGTTCATTAAAAATTTGCATGtaacattattattgttttgcAGCTAAGCTAATTTTAACCGTTCAGCTCTTAAAATGTCACTTCAACCAGAAAACTCATcatttgtgtgtgtgtgtgtgtgtgtagaGGACTAATGGAAAAGTTGTGAAAGTCACAAATTGCTTAAGGATATGATCAAAATAACTTTATAAATACTATAGTAGATGCTATGTTATTTGGTGAGTTAGCTTTTGAGTTAATCTATAACTTGGTTACATAGTTAAcctcaaaattaatattatcttGTAATGAAAAGCTAAACAAACCAGTAAAGAACTGAGGGAACTTCAAAGGCAAAATAACAGCCTCCTGAAAGGCCTGCTTAGCTCTCTCCAATCCTGCCACGTCACTCCACTTCACATTGGGATTTTCCCTTTTGATCGCTGAGTTCAGCCCAGTCTCACAACCACTGGGCTTTGCAACCGGCCGAAAGTAGGTATGACTGGGCTGTCCTTCATCGAGAACAGCCCGGATCTCCTCGGCCCGGCGCAAGTACACGGTGAACTTGTCCTGGACGGCTTCCCTCATCTTAAGGTTGGGCTCATACTTGAGGTAGGTCTTGAAGTACTCCAAGGCATTCATATAAAGAGGGAACGCTTTTGCGTAGTTTCCGGCATTGTCTTCTTGCACTGCTTGCTTCACGTACTCTATTGCCTGATCCTTGAAATGACCATAGCTatacatcttcttcttcttctttcggAGTTTGCCAAAACTGAATAAGTTGGAAGGGACCACTCAATGAAGGTTCCGCCCCGTGGAGTTAACGctattttttgctttggactatatagaaataagatgcattttttactttttatttatctattttctggagCTTATTTGTTTAGTGGTTTTTGATAAGAATAAAGACGTGATAGACTGATAGTAATATAAAAACACACGAATATGGCACCAACAAATAAACTAGGACAAGAAAAAAGTTAGGTAGTTGACTTGAAAGAATAAGACAAAAGGGTGGAACAACATTATTCCGTTGCTCTTTTCTTCTTacagagaagaaaaacaaaaaaaggcaGCAGCTAAAGAAGGAAGAGGGACGAAGAAGAGTatagattaaaattaaagagtAGAAAAACACTGAttcattttgtgttttttttttagacacttgattgaaaatttgattgaacAATCAGTTACTTGTTCTCTTAGCACACTACTGAGtctgtatatatatgtatgtatatacacATTCCTTTTTCTTTAGGTACATTTTGCACTTTGTTTACGTAACTAGATAAGAGAGAGACAGAGTTGGGAAATTAGATCACATAAATGAATCAGCAATCAAAGTTCTCAGAAACATTTTGGTCACATCACATGGTTAACAGTACTGATTTTCCAATGATTTATGATTTAATAGAAGCTTAGTGCAACATATCCACTTAATTTTTCATCCATCTTTATAACCAAAATTGCACTACAGAACTATGGTCACTCAGTTTTGTGAACCCGCCATTATTGCAAGCTAACATACGCAACAAGCATacggatttttttctttttcttttacagATTGTTTCAGATTCCGTTATACACAATTTAGGAGAGAATGAGCATCCACCTAggattgaaagaaagaaaaacaaaaaggtaTCGACATTTATAAATCCATCTTTCATAAGAGGGGACTACAATCCCCAAAAATAGCTATTTCACTTGATTCGACAGCCAAATAAATTACAAAGCATCACAATACACATTAAGGCGTTTCTTCGACGAGAAAGTGCACCTTCAAAATCAACCTTCCTCTCCGAACTCTTTGGTGAATCTTTCATGAACATCTAGGTCAGCTTTGCTAACTGTAGGTCTTTGCCTAGCAAGTACCTTCTCAAAATCCGTTCTAGTAATCGGCGGTGGAAGGATCTGCATAGGGCATTTTAGAAAAGTAAGCATCTACCCACATGAAGTAAGGATAAATATACAAACATAGtcggaaaaataaaaattcagctTCTCAAGAACCATTTATCCTTTTATTCCGGGCAAAATAAAATTTCCTACAaccatcatcattcatcaatatCTTCATAACTTTGA
This window of the Arachis duranensis cultivar V14167 unplaced genomic scaffold, aradu.V14167.gnm2.J7QH unplaced_Scaffold_232527, whole genome shotgun sequence genome carries:
- the LOC127744244 gene encoding protein SUPPRESSOR OF K(+) TRANSPORT GROWTH DEFECT 1-like, whose protein sequence is MYSYGHFKDQAIEYVKQAVQEDNAGNYAKAFPLYMNALEYFKTYLKYEPNLKMREAVQDKFTVYLRRAEEIRAVLDEGQPSHTYFRPVAKPSGCETGLNSAIKRENPNVKWSDVAGLERAKQAFQEAVILPLKFPQFFTGKQQQQRTFLLYGPSGTGKSYLAKAVATEVNFTFFSVSSSNLVSKWKSESAKLVSSLFQTARENAPAFIFIDEIDTLYGEGNENEASTKTKTELIVQMQDIGYTDQKILVIATTNAPFALDQPIRRRFDKRIYIPLPDLKARQHMFKVHLGDTPYNLTESDFEYLASRTEGFSGSDISICVEDVLLEPIRKTQDAMFFYENPEGMWTLCEPEQQGAVQTTMQELASKGLSSKILPTPVTRTDFEKILARKKPTVSKADLKVYERFTKEYGEEG